One window from the genome of Pseudonocardia hierapolitana encodes:
- a CDS encoding helix-turn-helix domain-containing protein has product MGGAGEVLRFWRRRRGVSQLELATATGVSTKHLSFVENGRARPSRQLLVHLADALDMPLRERDRLLLAGGYAPPQGRSGPRDRALRPLRPALDALLAAHDPHPAIVVDARWDLVAANAAADLLWDGVDPGLLTPPVNMLRLSTHPEGLPRISTATPVCSRPLITRLRRQADEDADDALLDLVLEAEQHLAAFAGRPPPRWTGDGVMAGFELKTRLGVVGLHTVIATLGAPLDVGAADLALETFLPTDEDSAALLRELAATRPEPQHGALPR; this is encoded by the coding sequence ATGGGCGGCGCGGGCGAGGTGCTGCGGTTCTGGCGGCGGCGCCGCGGCGTGAGCCAGCTGGAGCTGGCCACCGCGACCGGTGTGTCCACCAAGCACCTCAGCTTCGTGGAGAACGGGCGGGCCCGGCCCAGCCGGCAGCTGCTCGTGCACCTCGCCGACGCGCTGGACATGCCCCTGCGCGAGCGCGACCGGCTGCTGCTCGCAGGCGGCTACGCGCCCCCGCAGGGCCGGTCCGGCCCCCGGGACCGGGCGCTGCGCCCGCTCCGACCGGCGCTCGACGCGCTGCTCGCCGCCCACGACCCGCACCCGGCGATCGTGGTCGACGCCCGCTGGGACCTCGTGGCGGCCAACGCCGCCGCCGACCTGCTGTGGGACGGCGTCGATCCCGGGCTGCTGACGCCGCCGGTCAACATGCTGCGGCTGTCCACGCACCCCGAGGGCCTGCCGCGGATCTCCACCGCCACCCCGGTCTGCAGCCGGCCGTTGATCACCCGGTTGCGCCGGCAGGCCGACGAGGACGCCGACGACGCGCTCCTCGACCTCGTGCTCGAGGCGGAGCAGCATCTCGCCGCCTTCGCCGGCCGGCCGCCGCCCCGGTGGACCGGCGACGGCGTCATGGCCGGGTTCGAGCTCAAGACCCGGCTCGGCGTGGTCGGCCTGCACACGGTGATCGCCACGCTCGGCGCCCCCCTGGACGTCGGCGCGGCCGACCTGGCCCTGGAGACTTTCCTCCCCACCGACGAGGACAGCGCCGCCCTTCTCCGCGAGCTGGCCGCCACCCGGCCCGAACCGCAGCATGGTGCTCTACCTCGGTAG
- the dgoD gene encoding galactonate dehydratase: MKIVGYELFPVAPRWLFLRLDTDEGVSGWGEPIVEGRAATTARAVEESMEYLVGQDATRIEDHWQVLTKGGFYRGGPVINSAVSGIDQALWDIAGRALGVPVHQLLGGAVRDRARVYGWVHGSEPAELADAARAQVEKGLTAVKMTPSELLAPLDTPAAIQRVIDRVGAVRDAVGPHVDVAIDCHGRFSAAMSRRVLPLLEPLRPLFVEEPVLPEHTRDLGAVVSATTIPVATGERLYSRWDFRPAFEAGIAVAQPDVSHAGGISETRRIAAMAETHDALLAPHCPLGPIALAACLQVDFAAPNFLIQEQSLGIGYGDDSGLLGYLVDSSPFTFVDGSIERPTGLGLGIEVDEAEVRRAAERGHDWRTPLWRHADGSLAAW; this comes from the coding sequence ATGAAGATCGTCGGCTACGAGCTGTTCCCCGTCGCCCCCCGCTGGCTCTTCCTGCGCCTCGACACCGACGAGGGCGTCAGCGGCTGGGGCGAGCCCATCGTGGAGGGCCGGGCGGCCACGACGGCCCGCGCCGTCGAGGAGTCGATGGAGTACCTCGTCGGCCAGGACGCCACCCGCATCGAGGACCACTGGCAGGTGCTCACCAAGGGCGGCTTCTACCGCGGCGGACCCGTGATCAACTCGGCTGTGTCGGGCATCGACCAGGCGCTGTGGGACATCGCGGGCCGCGCACTCGGCGTGCCGGTGCACCAGCTGCTCGGCGGCGCCGTGCGCGACCGGGCCCGGGTGTACGGCTGGGTGCACGGCAGCGAGCCCGCCGAACTCGCCGACGCCGCCCGGGCGCAGGTCGAGAAGGGCCTGACGGCGGTGAAGATGACCCCGTCGGAGCTGCTCGCCCCGCTCGACACCCCGGCCGCGATCCAGCGCGTGATCGACCGGGTCGGCGCCGTGCGGGACGCGGTCGGGCCGCACGTCGACGTCGCCATCGACTGCCACGGCCGCTTCTCCGCCGCGATGTCGCGCCGGGTCCTGCCGCTGCTGGAGCCGTTGCGGCCGCTGTTCGTCGAGGAGCCGGTTCTGCCCGAGCACACCCGCGACCTGGGCGCCGTCGTCTCGGCCACGACGATCCCGGTCGCGACCGGGGAGCGCCTCTACTCCCGGTGGGACTTCCGGCCCGCGTTCGAGGCGGGGATCGCCGTCGCCCAGCCGGACGTCAGCCACGCGGGCGGCATCTCCGAGACCCGCCGGATCGCAGCCATGGCCGAGACCCACGACGCCCTGCTCGCCCCGCACTGCCCGCTCGGCCCGATCGCGCTCGCCGCCTGCCTGCAGGTCGACTTCGCCGCGCCGAACTTCCTCATCCAGGAGCAGTCGCTCGGCATCGGCTACGGCGACGACTCGGGCCTCCTCGGCTACCTCGTGGACTCGAGCCCGTTCACCTTCGTCGACGGCAGCATCGAGCGGCCCACTGGCCTCGGTCTCGGCATCGAGGTGGACGAGGCCGAGGTCCGGCGGGCGGCCGAGCGCGGCCACGACTGGCGCACGCCGCTGTGGCGGCATGCGGACGGGTCGCTCGCAGCCTGGTAG
- a CDS encoding DUF5682 family protein → MTTRLFGIRHHGPGSARALSAELVAFQPDVVLIEGPPEADAVVRMAADPGLEPPVALLAYAVDDVARAAFWPFAVFSPEWQAIRHAVAAGVPVRFCDLPAAHQFALGGRPGGSGDPLARLAAVAGYDDPERWWDDMIEHRRGGEPAFDVIADAMAALRADEPTEEHDARREAYMRTVLRRTRKDGFERIAVVCGAWHVPALTDPLPPASRDQAVLRGLPKRKTACAWVPWTHGRLAASSGYGAGVTSPGWYHHLFTTDQDVTARWLTAVAGVLRAEDLPVSTAHVIEAVRLADTLAALRDRVSAGLAEVTEATLSVLCGGNEVQLDLVTRRLVVGERMGSVPDDAPLTPLAADLAATARRLRLKRDPLPRELDLDLRNPGGLERSRLLHRLRVIGIPWGRPAASARRSTGTFRETWELAWQPEFEVDLVAAGVHGTTVAGAAAARIRAAVADAPALADVTAAVERCLLADLPDALPDALAALDARAAGDADVAHLMAAFPALARATRYGDVRGTDTGALRTVAERVLARICAGLPPAAHGIDDDEATRLSGLVDGVHGVTGLLGDAATDRWLGALGRLAERPALPPLLAGRLARLLADTDRMAADEVERRLARALTAGTPAAHAGAYVEGFFAGGALLLVHDDRLLRIVDRWLAEVAAEQFDEVLPLLRRTFGAFADPERRAIGERAAALGGAVPAARAADGIDEQRAELVVPVFARLLGVGAHE, encoded by the coding sequence GTGACGACCCGCCTGTTCGGGATCCGCCACCACGGCCCGGGCTCGGCACGGGCCCTGAGCGCGGAGCTGGTGGCGTTCCAACCGGACGTGGTGCTGATCGAGGGACCGCCCGAGGCCGACGCCGTCGTCCGGATGGCCGCCGACCCCGGCCTCGAGCCGCCGGTGGCGCTGCTCGCCTACGCCGTCGACGACGTCGCCCGGGCCGCGTTCTGGCCGTTCGCCGTGTTCAGCCCCGAGTGGCAGGCCATCCGCCACGCCGTGGCCGCCGGGGTGCCGGTGCGGTTCTGCGACCTGCCGGCCGCCCACCAGTTCGCCCTCGGCGGCCGGCCCGGCGGCTCCGGCGACCCCCTCGCTCGCCTCGCCGCCGTCGCGGGCTACGACGACCCCGAGCGCTGGTGGGACGACATGATCGAGCACCGGCGTGGGGGCGAGCCCGCGTTCGACGTGATCGCGGACGCGATGGCCGCTCTCCGAGCGGACGAACCGACCGAGGAGCACGACGCCCGGCGGGAGGCCTACATGCGCACGGTCCTGCGCCGCACCCGCAAGGACGGGTTCGAGCGCATCGCAGTCGTCTGCGGCGCGTGGCACGTTCCGGCGCTGACCGACCCCCTGCCGCCCGCCTCCCGGGACCAGGCCGTGCTGCGCGGGCTGCCGAAGCGCAAGACGGCCTGCGCCTGGGTGCCATGGACGCACGGGCGGCTGGCCGCGTCCAGCGGCTACGGCGCAGGCGTGACGTCCCCTGGCTGGTACCACCACCTCTTCACCACCGACCAGGACGTCACCGCGCGCTGGCTCACCGCGGTGGCGGGCGTGCTGCGCGCCGAGGACCTGCCCGTCTCCACCGCGCACGTCATCGAGGCGGTGCGCCTCGCCGACACGCTCGCCGCGCTGCGGGACCGGGTGTCCGCGGGGCTCGCCGAGGTCACGGAGGCCACCCTCTCGGTCCTGTGCGGGGGCAACGAGGTGCAGCTCGACCTCGTCACCCGGCGCCTGGTCGTGGGGGAGCGGATGGGCTCCGTCCCCGACGACGCCCCGCTCACCCCCCTCGCAGCCGACCTCGCCGCCACCGCGCGGCGGCTGCGCCTCAAGCGCGACCCGCTGCCCCGCGAGCTCGACCTCGACCTGCGCAACCCGGGCGGCCTGGAGCGCTCCCGGCTGCTGCACCGGCTGCGCGTGATCGGGATCCCGTGGGGACGGCCCGCCGCGAGCGCCCGCCGCAGCACGGGCACCTTCCGCGAGACGTGGGAGCTCGCCTGGCAGCCGGAGTTCGAGGTCGACCTGGTGGCGGCGGGCGTGCACGGCACCACCGTGGCCGGGGCCGCGGCCGCGCGGATCAGGGCCGCCGTGGCCGACGCACCCGCGCTCGCCGACGTCACCGCCGCGGTGGAGCGGTGCCTGCTCGCCGATCTGCCGGACGCCCTCCCGGACGCGCTCGCCGCGCTGGACGCCCGGGCCGCGGGCGACGCGGACGTCGCGCACCTCATGGCGGCCTTCCCGGCGCTCGCCCGCGCCACGCGCTACGGCGACGTGCGCGGCACCGACACCGGCGCGCTGCGCACCGTCGCCGAGCGGGTGCTGGCGCGGATCTGCGCCGGCCTGCCGCCCGCGGCCCACGGCATCGACGACGACGAGGCGACCCGGCTGTCCGGGCTGGTCGACGGCGTGCACGGGGTCACCGGCCTGCTCGGCGACGCGGCCACCGACCGCTGGCTCGGCGCCCTCGGACGGCTCGCGGAGCGTCCCGCGTTGCCGCCGCTGCTCGCCGGGAGGCTGGCGCGGTTGCTCGCCGACACCGACCGGATGGCCGCGGACGAGGTGGAACGACGGCTGGCCCGCGCACTCACGGCCGGCACGCCCGCGGCGCACGCCGGCGCTTACGTCGAGGGGTTCTTCGCAGGCGGCGCGCTGCTGCTGGTGCACGACGACCGGCTGCTGCGGATCGTCGACCGCTGGCTCGCCGAGGTGGCGGCCGAGCAGTTCGACGAGGTGCTGCCCCTGCTGCGGCGCACGTTCGGCGCGTTCGCCGATCCGGAGCGGCGGGCGATCGGGGAGCGGGCGGCCGCGCTCGGCGGCGCCGTCCCGGCCGCGCGCGCCGCCGACGGGATCGACGAGCAGCGGGCCGAGCTGGTGGTGCCGGTGTTCGCACGGCTGTTGGGGGTGGGCGCGCATGAGTGA
- a CDS encoding SWIM zinc finger family protein — MRAVAPDPGSVAAGRAQAAATGWSGLGASDGAVWGTCTGSGKNPYLTCVELSEPAFRCSCPSRKFPCKHALGLLFLWADGAVPAGEEPEWVRGWLAERAQRSRRRAGRPEAPRDPEAAARRAEQRAERVAAGAAELREWLVDRVRGGLAGADAEELYGVAARMVDAQAPGLAGGLRRAAGSIGRGRDWPARLLTELALLHVLAEAGTRLPTLPADLAATVRSRLGYPTDTADVLATGERVADEWLVAAVTDEVTERLTTRRTWLRGQATGRPALVLAFAPPGQPLPRTFPAGHTVRGVLAFYPGAAPLRALVADAGDPVRSGRPAGDPVCAALRSFADALAADPWLERWPLVLADVAPVAHGDGWALVDREGAALPLAERVDPWPLLAVSAGAPVTVAGEWNAAGLRPLTCWDGDRVVRL; from the coding sequence GTGCGCGCTGTTGCACCCGATCCCGGGTCCGTTGCCGCCGGACGCGCGCAGGCGGCGGCCACCGGATGGAGCGGCCTCGGTGCCTCCGACGGCGCCGTGTGGGGCACCTGCACGGGTAGCGGCAAGAATCCCTACCTGACCTGCGTCGAGCTGTCCGAGCCCGCGTTCCGGTGCTCGTGCCCGAGTCGCAAGTTCCCGTGCAAGCACGCGCTCGGCCTGCTGTTCCTGTGGGCCGACGGAGCGGTTCCCGCAGGGGAGGAGCCGGAGTGGGTCCGGGGCTGGCTCGCCGAGCGTGCGCAGCGGTCCCGCCGCCGGGCCGGGCGGCCGGAGGCGCCGCGCGACCCGGAGGCCGCGGCGCGCCGGGCCGAGCAGCGCGCCGAGCGCGTCGCCGCAGGGGCCGCGGAGCTGCGGGAATGGCTGGTCGACCGGGTCCGCGGCGGCCTGGCCGGAGCCGACGCGGAGGAGTTGTACGGCGTCGCCGCCCGCATGGTCGACGCGCAGGCGCCCGGTCTGGCGGGCGGGCTGCGGCGCGCCGCCGGGTCGATCGGCCGGGGCCGCGACTGGCCGGCGCGGCTGCTCACCGAGCTGGCGCTGCTGCATGTGCTCGCCGAGGCCGGCACGCGACTCCCGACGCTGCCCGCCGACCTCGCCGCCACGGTCCGCTCGCGGCTGGGCTACCCCACCGACACCGCCGACGTGCTGGCCACCGGCGAGCGGGTGGCCGACGAGTGGCTCGTTGCCGCCGTCACCGACGAGGTCACGGAGCGCCTCACCACGCGGCGCACCTGGTTGCGCGGGCAGGCGACCGGCCGGCCCGCGCTCGTGCTGGCGTTCGCCCCGCCCGGCCAGCCGCTGCCCCGCACGTTCCCCGCGGGGCACACCGTCCGCGGCGTGCTGGCGTTCTACCCGGGCGCCGCGCCGCTGCGGGCACTGGTCGCCGATGCGGGCGACCCGGTCCGTTCGGGCCGCCCCGCGGGTGACCCGGTGTGCGCGGCGCTGAGGTCCTTCGCGGACGCGCTGGCCGCCGACCCCTGGCTGGAGCGCTGGCCGCTCGTCCTCGCCGACGTCGCCCCCGTGGCCCACGGTGACGGCTGGGCGCTCGTCGACCGCGAGGGCGCCGCGCTCCCGCTGGCCGAGCGCGTGGACCCGTGGCCGCTGCTCGCCGTGTCGGCGGGTGCCCCCGTCACCGTGGCCGGGGAGTGGAACGCCGCCGGACTGCGCCCCCTGACCTGCTGGGACGGCGACCGGGTGGTGCGGCTATGA
- a CDS encoding ATP-binding protein, with protein MTQAVQGQPVLRPHAEQDHADELATLAAVDDRPRPPSWRLSPWAVVTYLLGGTLPDGTEITPKYVGPRRLVEVAVATLATDRALLLLGVPGTAKTWVSEHLSAAISGDSTLLVQGTAGTAEEAIRYGWNYARLIAEGPSPAALVESPVLRAMRDGKIVRLEELTRIAADVQDSLITILSEKTMPVPELGTEVQARPGFNLIATANNRDRGVNELSSALRRRFNTVVLPLPDTADAEVEIVARRVAQLGASLELPSDVAALAEIRRVVTVFRELRSGRTEDGRTAVKSPSGTLSTAEAISVLTGGLALAAHFGDGVLRAQDVAAGILGAVVKDPVADRAVWVEYLETVVREREGWADFYRAGLEVTG; from the coding sequence GTGACCCAGGCAGTGCAGGGACAACCGGTTCTGCGGCCACACGCCGAGCAGGACCACGCCGACGAGCTCGCGACGCTCGCCGCGGTGGACGACCGGCCGCGCCCGCCGTCGTGGCGGCTCTCGCCGTGGGCGGTGGTCACCTACCTGCTCGGTGGCACGCTTCCGGACGGCACCGAGATCACGCCGAAGTACGTCGGCCCGCGGCGGCTCGTCGAGGTCGCCGTGGCCACCCTCGCGACGGACCGCGCCCTGCTGCTGCTCGGCGTGCCCGGCACCGCGAAGACCTGGGTGTCCGAGCACCTGTCGGCCGCGATCAGCGGCGACTCCACGCTGCTCGTGCAGGGCACAGCGGGCACCGCCGAGGAGGCCATCCGCTACGGCTGGAACTACGCGCGCCTGATCGCAGAGGGTCCCAGCCCCGCCGCGCTCGTGGAGAGCCCGGTGCTGCGCGCCATGCGCGACGGCAAGATCGTCCGGCTCGAGGAGCTCACCCGCATCGCCGCGGACGTACAGGACTCGCTGATCACGATCCTGTCCGAGAAGACGATGCCGGTGCCCGAGCTGGGCACCGAGGTGCAGGCCCGGCCGGGGTTCAACCTCATCGCCACGGCCAACAACCGCGACCGCGGCGTCAACGAGCTCTCCAGCGCGCTGCGCCGCCGGTTCAACACGGTGGTGCTGCCGCTGCCGGACACCGCCGACGCCGAGGTGGAGATCGTCGCCCGCCGGGTGGCGCAGCTGGGCGCCTCGCTCGAACTGCCGTCGGACGTCGCGGCGCTCGCCGAGATCCGCCGCGTGGTCACGGTGTTCCGGGAGCTGCGGTCGGGGCGCACCGAGGACGGTCGCACGGCGGTGAAGTCGCCGTCCGGCACGCTGTCCACGGCCGAGGCGATCAGCGTGCTGACCGGCGGCCTCGCGCTCGCCGCCCACTTCGGCGACGGCGTCCTGCGGGCACAGGACGTGGCCGCGGGCATCCTCGGTGCCGTCGTCAAGGACCCGGTCGCCGACCGCGCGGTGTGGGTCGAGTACCTGGAGACGGTGGTGCGCGAGCGGGAGGGGTGGGCCGACTTCTACCGGGCCGGCCTGGAGGTCACCGGGTGA
- a CDS encoding VWA domain-containing protein, translating into MSERQRANQQHSDDERLRRWRMVLGGGPDDTADGTGVGLNPDDRRVDAALAALYDGGGGEGNGQRTGGLGGSAPQVARWLGDIRQYFPTSVVQVMQRDAVERLGLTRMLLEPELLAAVEPDVHLVGTLLSLKGVLPERTKETAREVVRTVVAELQRRLADRTQAAVTGALDRSARTRRPRPADIDLARTIRANLQHFSPDLGTIVPERLIGHGRRRRSVQRDVILAVDQSGSMAESVVYAGLFGAVLASMPTLRTRFVAFDTAVADLTDELGDPVELLFGTQLGGGTDINRAIAYCQSLVTRPAETLLVLISDLYEGGARAELLRRVAALVGAGVQVVTLLALSDSGAPAYDHDNAAALAALGVPAFACTPELFPDLMAAAIRGEDLVQWAATATA; encoded by the coding sequence ATGAGTGAGCGTCAGCGAGCGAACCAGCAGCACAGTGACGACGAGCGGCTGCGGCGGTGGCGCATGGTGCTCGGCGGCGGCCCGGACGACACCGCGGACGGCACCGGCGTCGGGCTGAACCCCGACGACCGCCGCGTCGACGCCGCCCTCGCGGCCCTCTACGACGGCGGGGGAGGCGAGGGGAACGGCCAGCGCACGGGCGGCCTCGGCGGCTCCGCACCGCAGGTGGCGCGCTGGCTGGGCGACATCCGGCAGTACTTCCCGACGTCGGTGGTGCAGGTGATGCAGCGCGACGCCGTGGAGCGGCTGGGCCTCACCCGCATGCTGCTGGAGCCGGAGCTGCTCGCCGCCGTCGAGCCGGACGTGCACCTGGTCGGCACGCTGCTGTCGCTCAAGGGCGTGCTGCCGGAGCGGACCAAGGAGACCGCGCGGGAGGTCGTGCGCACCGTGGTGGCCGAGCTGCAGCGCCGCCTCGCCGACCGCACCCAGGCGGCCGTCACGGGCGCGCTGGACCGCTCCGCCCGCACCCGCCGCCCGCGCCCCGCCGACATCGACCTGGCCCGCACGATCCGGGCCAACCTGCAGCACTTCTCCCCGGACCTGGGCACGATCGTGCCGGAGCGGCTGATCGGGCACGGCCGGCGCCGGCGGAGCGTGCAGCGCGACGTGATCCTGGCCGTCGACCAGTCCGGCTCGATGGCCGAGTCGGTGGTCTACGCGGGCCTGTTCGGGGCGGTGCTCGCCTCGATGCCGACGCTTCGGACGCGGTTCGTCGCGTTCGACACGGCCGTCGCCGACCTCACCGACGAACTGGGCGACCCGGTCGAGCTGCTCTTCGGCACCCAGCTCGGCGGCGGCACCGACATCAACCGGGCGATCGCCTACTGCCAGTCCCTCGTCACCCGGCCCGCCGAGACCCTGCTGGTGCTGATCAGCGACCTGTACGAGGGCGGGGCGCGCGCCGAGCTGCTGCGCCGGGTGGCCGCGCTCGTCGGTGCCGGGGTGCAGGTGGTGACGCTGCTCGCCCTGTCCGACTCCGGCGCCCCGGCCTACGACCACGACAACGCCGCCGCCCTGGCCGCACTGGGGGTACCCGCGTTCGCCTGTACCCCGGAACTGTTCCCGGACCTGATGGCGGCGGCGATCCGCGGCGAGGACCTGGTGCAGTGGGCCGCCACGGCCACCGCCTGA
- a CDS encoding zinc-dependent alcohol dehydrogenase translates to MRALVLADFWKLTVDDVPEPEPGPGDVLIEVVATGICGSDIHGYTGENGRRVRGQVMGHETVGRVLAVGPDAAGDLAAGDAVTVNPVLWCGECRQCAVGREQSCPNKRIIGVTPELRSAFAERMAVPARNVVKLPDGMPIEHGALVEPLAVGHHALVRGDCRAGEAVLVLGGGPIGQACVLAARRQGAERVAVSEPASHRRELNARLGAAVVDPSAADDFVAAVHAALDGEPTLIVDAVGSPQTLAAAFACAPIGTTVVLVGMAAPTLDVAAYEISTKERSVVGSFCYSAAEFRDTAQWAATAPDAIDTLIEGRTDLDGGPASFEALARGTAQASKILVFPQGVRA, encoded by the coding sequence ATGCGTGCGCTGGTGCTTGCCGACTTCTGGAAGCTGACCGTGGACGACGTGCCCGAACCCGAGCCGGGGCCGGGGGACGTGTTGATCGAGGTGGTGGCCACCGGGATCTGCGGCTCCGACATCCACGGCTACACCGGCGAGAACGGCCGGCGCGTGCGCGGGCAGGTCATGGGGCACGAGACGGTGGGACGCGTGCTCGCCGTCGGGCCCGACGCCGCCGGTGACCTCGCGGCCGGCGACGCGGTGACCGTCAACCCCGTGCTGTGGTGCGGGGAGTGCCGGCAGTGCGCGGTGGGGCGCGAGCAGTCCTGCCCGAACAAGCGGATCATCGGTGTGACGCCCGAGCTGCGGTCGGCCTTCGCGGAGCGGATGGCCGTGCCCGCGCGCAACGTCGTGAAGCTTCCCGACGGCATGCCGATCGAGCACGGCGCGCTCGTCGAACCCCTGGCCGTTGGCCACCACGCGCTGGTCCGCGGCGACTGCCGCGCGGGCGAGGCCGTCCTCGTCCTCGGCGGCGGACCGATCGGGCAGGCCTGCGTGCTCGCGGCGCGCCGCCAGGGCGCCGAGCGGGTGGCCGTCTCCGAACCCGCGTCGCACCGGCGCGAGCTGAACGCCCGGCTCGGCGCGGCCGTCGTCGACCCGTCGGCCGCGGACGACTTCGTGGCTGCCGTGCACGCCGCGCTGGACGGCGAGCCGACGCTGATCGTCGACGCCGTGGGCAGCCCGCAGACGCTCGCCGCCGCCTTCGCCTGCGCGCCGATCGGCACCACCGTCGTCCTCGTCGGCATGGCCGCGCCCACGCTCGACGTCGCCGCCTACGAGATATCGACGAAGGAACGCTCCGTGGTCGGGAGCTTCTGCTACAGCGCCGCCGAGTTCCGCGACACAGCGCAGTGGGCCGCGACCGCCCCGGACGCCATCGACACCCTGATCGAGGGCCGCACCGACCTCGACGGCGGGCCCGCATCGTTCGAAGCCCTCGCCCGCGGCACCGCGCAGGCGAGCAAGATCCTCGTCTTCCCGCAGGGGGTCCGCGCATGA
- a CDS encoding DUF5691 domain-containing protein: MNAWNDLVSAALLGTQRRRIDPAGLPAAVRPLVAGAPEEALLRSAAVLANYRRAGHVPARPEARLPVAERDGRPLVPAAARRRLLRIPADLLGEWLQAVHEKGMRVPPEHLPALAEAARTRPALRPPLAAVAGPAGSWLGERNPAWAFLVSVAAEADRVWAYGGPLQRREWLDRTLSADPAAARTALSSTWAREPAGDRAEFLAVVGRHLDPADEPFLENALDDRAGQVRESAAELLARLPGSRLAGRMRERAGRLVQRDGERLAVALPDPDDAALLRDTGGVRHPAELLRRIVGATPLNHWAQDGTPEQVLARPVTGCDPGVLRAGWTLAAGRQRDAAWGAAVLAAADPASIDGTVTEMVRLLPAALHRPAVGVLAAKLSPHAMASAVTLLPQPWSPELGAAVLDWLAAHPGNRGLGGAARAAGRTVPTGCLRHPIATAPLPVGAAPWWRELATTLTFRREMHEELDT; the protein is encoded by the coding sequence ATGAACGCTTGGAACGACCTGGTCAGCGCCGCACTGCTCGGCACCCAGCGGCGGCGGATCGACCCGGCCGGGCTGCCGGCGGCCGTGCGCCCGCTGGTGGCCGGGGCGCCCGAGGAGGCGCTGCTGAGGTCGGCCGCCGTGCTCGCCAACTACCGGCGCGCCGGGCACGTGCCGGCGCGGCCGGAGGCCCGGCTCCCGGTGGCCGAGCGCGACGGGCGCCCGCTGGTCCCGGCTGCCGCACGGCGACGGCTGCTGCGGATCCCCGCCGACCTTCTCGGCGAGTGGCTGCAGGCGGTGCACGAGAAGGGCATGCGGGTGCCGCCGGAGCACCTGCCCGCGCTGGCCGAGGCCGCGCGCACCAGGCCGGCCCTGCGCCCGCCGCTCGCGGCCGTCGCGGGCCCGGCCGGGAGCTGGCTGGGGGAGCGCAACCCCGCGTGGGCGTTCCTCGTCTCCGTCGCGGCGGAGGCGGACCGGGTCTGGGCGTACGGCGGCCCGCTGCAGCGCAGGGAATGGCTCGACCGCACCCTCTCCGCCGACCCGGCCGCGGCCCGCACCGCGCTGTCGTCCACCTGGGCGCGGGAACCGGCGGGCGACCGCGCCGAGTTCCTCGCCGTCGTCGGCCGGCACCTCGATCCCGCTGACGAGCCGTTCCTCGAGAACGCGCTCGACGATCGCGCGGGTCAGGTGCGGGAGTCGGCCGCGGAGCTGCTGGCCCGGCTGCCCGGGTCGCGCCTGGCGGGGCGGATGCGCGAGCGCGCAGGCCGGCTCGTGCAGCGGGACGGGGAACGCCTGGCCGTCGCGTTGCCCGACCCCGACGATGCGGCGCTCCTGCGCGACACCGGCGGCGTCCGGCATCCCGCTGAGCTGCTGCGCCGGATCGTCGGCGCCACCCCGCTGAACCACTGGGCGCAGGACGGCACGCCCGAGCAGGTGCTCGCACGTCCCGTCACCGGCTGCGACCCCGGGGTGCTGCGCGCCGGCTGGACCCTCGCCGCCGGCCGGCAGCGCGACGCCGCGTGGGGCGCCGCCGTGCTCGCCGCCGCCGACCCCGCGAGCATCGACGGAACCGTCACCGAGATGGTGCGCCTGCTCCCCGCCGCGCTGCACCGGCCCGCCGTCGGGGTGCTCGCCGCGAAGCTCAGCCCGCACGCGATGGCCTCCGCGGTCACGCTGCTGCCGCAGCCGTGGTCGCCGGAGCTGGGCGCCGCCGTGCTCGACTGGCTCGCGGCCCATCCGGGCAACCGGGGCCTCGGCGGCGCCGCCCGCGCCGCGGGCCGCACCGTCCCGACCGGCTGCCTGCGCCACCCGATCGCGACCGCGCCCCTCCCGGTCGGCGCGGCCCCCTGGTGGCGCGAGCTGGCCACCACCCTGACCTTCCGCCGCGAGATGCACGAGGAGCTGGACACGTGA